In Flavivirga abyssicola, the following are encoded in one genomic region:
- a CDS encoding DUF1801 domain-containing protein has product MQSKATTPQQYLDELPEERKEPIKKLRQQILENLPKGMEEQMNYGMLGYVIPHSVYPEGYHCDPKLPLPFMNLASQKNFIAVYSMALYSKKELMDWFTSEYAKQCKYKLDMGKSCIRFKKMNDIPFELIGELTSKIDADEWINIYETAIKNRKK; this is encoded by the coding sequence ATGCAATCAAAAGCCACGACACCGCAACAGTATTTAGATGAATTACCAGAAGAGAGAAAAGAACCGATTAAAAAATTAAGACAACAAATTTTAGAAAATCTCCCAAAAGGGATGGAAGAACAAATGAATTATGGCATGCTAGGTTATGTTATCCCGCATTCAGTATATCCAGAAGGCTACCATTGTGATCCTAAATTACCTTTACCGTTCATGAATTTAGCGTCGCAAAAGAATTTTATAGCTGTTTATAGTATGGCGCTTTATTCAAAAAAAGAACTCATGGATTGGTTTACTTCAGAATATGCAAAACAATGTAAGTATAAGCTGGACATGGGAAAAAGCTGTATTCGTTTTAAAAAAATGAATGATATTCCTTTTGAACTCATTGGAGAGCTAACCAGTAAAATTGATGCAGACGAATGGATTAATATTTATGAAACAGCCATAAAGAATAGAAAAAAATGA
- a CDS encoding VOC family protein, with amino-acid sequence MKKRVTGLGGFFFKSKDPDKLKAWYGKHLGIPVDTYGWTFKWKDDIEGKGTTQWSPFKEDTSYFEPSEKHFMMNFRVEDLLELLKVLKGEGVTIIGKVETYEYGKFGWIVDPEGNKIELWEPIDSAFL; translated from the coding sequence ATGAAAAAACGCGTTACAGGATTAGGTGGGTTTTTCTTTAAGTCGAAAGATCCGGATAAGCTTAAAGCATGGTATGGTAAACATCTAGGGATTCCAGTAGATACTTACGGTTGGACATTTAAGTGGAAAGACGATATAGAAGGCAAAGGAACGACACAATGGTCTCCTTTTAAAGAAGACACATCTTATTTTGAGCCAAGTGAGAAGCATTTCATGATGAATTTTAGAGTAGAAGATTTACTTGAACTATTAAAAGTTTTAAAAGGAGAAGGTGTTACTATTATAGGAAAAGTTGAAACGTATGAATATGGCAAATTTGGATGGATTGTCGACCCAGAAGGTAATAAAATAGAACTTTGGGAACCAATCGACTCCGCATTTTTGTAA
- a CDS encoding sulfite exporter TauE/SafE family protein, with the protein MSSILESYNLTALQWTAICFAVFLLGLSKSGIKGIGILIVIILAFVFGEKASTGVLLPMLIVADIFAVIYYNRHAQWGYIKKLMPWMIIGVLVGVWVGNDISEVLFKRIMAVIIIVSVLIMFYTENRASKDIPKNKLFSTGAGFLAGFTTMVGNLAGPISNIYFLAMRLPKNEFIGTAAWLFFIINVFKLPFHFFVWKTVTKETLVLNTVLIPAIIIGFFVGVAIVKLISNINYRRFILIVTALGGAVMLFR; encoded by the coding sequence ATGAGTTCAATATTAGAATCATACAATTTAACTGCATTACAATGGACAGCTATTTGTTTTGCAGTTTTTTTATTAGGCTTATCCAAGTCAGGAATTAAAGGAATTGGGATTTTAATCGTAATCATACTAGCTTTTGTTTTTGGTGAAAAAGCTTCTACAGGTGTTTTACTTCCTATGCTTATCGTAGCAGATATTTTTGCAGTAATATATTATAACAGACATGCGCAATGGGGTTATATAAAAAAATTAATGCCATGGATGATTATAGGTGTTTTAGTTGGTGTTTGGGTAGGTAATGATATCTCTGAAGTGCTATTCAAAAGAATCATGGCCGTTATTATAATTGTGTCCGTTCTAATTATGTTTTATACAGAAAACAGAGCATCTAAAGACATTCCCAAAAACAAATTGTTTTCTACTGGAGCTGGATTTTTAGCAGGTTTTACAACTATGGTTGGAAATTTAGCAGGTCCCATTTCTAATATTTATTTTTTGGCGATGCGTTTACCAAAAAATGAATTTATAGGAACAGCTGCATGGCTGTTTTTTATTATAAACGTATTTAAATTGCCCTTTCACTTTTTTGTCTGGAAAACAGTTACCAAAGAAACACTTGTTTTAAATACAGTTTTAATTCCAGCAATAATCATTGGTTTTTTTGTAGGTGTCGCTATTGTGAAATTAATTTCTAATATAAATTACAGACGTTTTATATTAATTGTCACTGCACTGGGAGGTGCTGTTATGTTATTTAGATAG
- a CDS encoding NINE protein yields MSDEKNLSDDLNDMLGDAKEGAKKAADKAGEFAEDAKEKAKETFEDVKESASEFADGAKETFDNVTGENKKVLAGILAIILGPLGIHKFILGYNKEGIIMLVVTFVLGFITCGLGAGLTGLIGLIEGIIYLTKSDEEFYNTYQVGQKPWF; encoded by the coding sequence ATGTCTGACGAAAAGAATTTAAGCGACGATCTAAACGATATGTTAGGGGATGCAAAAGAGGGCGCAAAAAAAGCAGCTGATAAAGCAGGAGAATTTGCAGAAGATGCCAAAGAAAAAGCTAAAGAAACATTTGAAGATGTTAAAGAATCTGCTTCTGAGTTTGCTGATGGGGCTAAAGAAACTTTTGATAACGTAACAGGTGAAAACAAAAAAGTATTAGCAGGTATTCTAGCTATTATCTTGGGTCCTTTAGGAATACATAAATTTATTTTAGGATATAATAAAGAGGGAATTATTATGTTGGTTGTTACATTTGTTCTTGGATTTATTACTTGCGGATTAGGAGCTGGGTTAACAGGTCTTATAGGGTTGATAGAAGGTATTATATACCTAACTAAATCTGATGAAGAATTTTATAACACCTATCAAGTAGGGCAAAAACCTTGGTTTTAA
- a CDS encoding DUF805 domain-containing protein, with protein MNWYLKVLKQYADFSGRARRKEYWMFFLFNIIISYGIIFISIGLEMPSLSILSSIYSLAVLIPGIAVGVRRMHDAGKSGWFLLIPIYNLILACTDSEAGSNKWGPNPKSDAEEIDLIGQE; from the coding sequence ATGAATTGGTACTTAAAAGTATTAAAACAGTACGCAGATTTTTCTGGAAGAGCTAGACGAAAAGAATATTGGATGTTTTTCTTATTCAATATTATTATTTCTTACGGAATTATCTTTATATCGATAGGATTGGAAATGCCTTCTTTATCTATTCTTAGTTCTATTTATTCTTTAGCAGTTTTAATTCCTGGAATCGCTGTTGGCGTAAGGAGAATGCATGATGCAGGTAAAAGCGGCTGGTTTTTGCTAATTCCTATTTACAATTTAATTTTAGCTTGTACAGACAGTGAAGCTGGATCAAACAAATGGGGACCAAATCCAAAGTCTGATGCTGAAGAAATTGACTTAATCGGTCAAGAGTAA
- a CDS encoding ArsR/SmtB family transcription factor produces the protein MGITKTQMFTEKQNDLAQFFKVLGHPARVAILQYISNQNACICNDLVEEIGLAQATISQHLKELKSIGLLKGEVEGKSMCYCINVERWTTIQNQLNLFFNTTKSNCC, from the coding sequence ATGGGAATTACCAAAACTCAAATGTTTACCGAGAAACAAAACGATCTGGCTCAGTTCTTTAAAGTCTTAGGTCACCCTGCAAGAGTGGCTATTTTACAGTACATAAGCAATCAAAACGCGTGTATATGTAACGATTTAGTTGAAGAAATAGGATTAGCACAAGCCACAATTTCTCAGCATCTAAAAGAACTTAAAAGTATTGGATTGTTAAAAGGCGAAGTAGAAGGCAAAAGCATGTGCTATTGTATTAATGTTGAGCGATGGACTACCATTCAAAATCAGTTAAACCTATTTTTTAACACAACAAAATCAAACTGTTGTTAA
- a CDS encoding DUF6428 family protein: MKTQELFKVLEQNQDKSLLFEYAPNLLVGANYHITEVKHLAIDSVDCGSQVDAWKETIIQLWESPNELGKTEYMSVYKALAILNKVGKMKSYDLDAEVKFEYSNATFHTAQLFVNDFEIRGNNLIVKLAIEKTDCKAKELCGVPEPTEAVSKEAEVCCSPDGNCC, from the coding sequence ATGAAAACACAAGAATTATTTAAAGTACTGGAGCAAAATCAGGATAAATCATTATTGTTCGAATATGCGCCAAACCTATTAGTTGGAGCTAATTATCATATAACAGAAGTGAAGCATTTAGCAATCGATTCTGTTGATTGCGGATCTCAAGTTGATGCTTGGAAAGAAACCATTATTCAACTTTGGGAAAGTCCAAACGAATTAGGTAAAACAGAATACATGTCTGTTTATAAAGCCTTGGCTATTTTAAACAAAGTTGGAAAAATGAAGTCCTATGATTTAGATGCAGAGGTAAAGTTTGAATACAGCAATGCAACATTTCATACAGCACAATTATTTGTTAACGATTTCGAAATAAGAGGAAACAATTTAATAGTTAAATTAGCCATCGAAAAAACGGATTGTAAAGCTAAAGAACTGTGCGGTGTTCCAGAACCTACAGAAGCAGTATCGAAAGAGGCCGAAGTTTGTTGTTCGCCAGATGGAAATTGTTGTTAG
- a CDS encoding GNAT family N-acetyltransferase — protein MEIVVRPLTKSDWNSVSKIYKEGINTGIATFETEVPNWQQWDAKYVSVCRFVALVKTTVVGFTVISPVSKRHVYKGVAEVSVYISNAFKGKHIGETLLKKLIEESEASGFWTLQASIFSENIASINLHVKCGFRVIGIREKIGQLNGKWYDNHFLERRSSKID, from the coding sequence ATGGAAATTGTTGTTAGACCATTAACAAAAAGCGATTGGAATTCTGTTTCAAAAATTTATAAAGAAGGTATTAATACTGGAATAGCTACTTTTGAAACAGAAGTTCCCAATTGGCAACAATGGGATGCAAAGTATGTTTCGGTTTGTAGATTTGTGGCTTTAGTGAAAACAACTGTTGTAGGGTTTACAGTAATATCGCCAGTTTCAAAGCGACATGTTTATAAAGGAGTTGCAGAGGTAAGCGTTTATATTTCAAACGCATTTAAAGGAAAACACATAGGCGAAACCTTACTAAAAAAACTGATCGAAGAAAGTGAAGCTAGTGGGTTTTGGACCTTGCAAGCAAGTATTTTTTCGGAGAACATAGCTAGTATCAATTTACATGTAAAATGTGGGTTTAGAGTCATTGGTATTCGTGAAAAAATAGGACAATTAAATGGAAAATGGTACGACAACCATTTTCTGGAAAGAAGAAGTAGTAAGATAGATTAA
- a CDS encoding arsenate reductase ArsC — MKNILVLCTGNSCRSQMSHGYLNHFLDNRTVNVYSAGIETHGLNPGALAIMKEDGLNIDHHTSNHVDEYADIDFDYIVTVCDHANENCPYIPSKNALRLHHNFFDPSKVVGTDDEKHAAFLKAREEIKTYFKEFVEQYNLA, encoded by the coding sequence ATGAAAAACATTTTAGTATTGTGTACAGGGAATTCATGTAGAAGTCAAATGTCACATGGATATTTAAATCATTTTTTAGATAATAGAACAGTAAACGTTTATAGTGCGGGGATAGAAACCCATGGTTTAAATCCAGGGGCTTTAGCCATTATGAAAGAAGATGGATTAAATATCGATCACCACACCTCTAATCATGTGGATGAATATGCCGATATAGATTTTGATTATATTGTTACGGTATGCGATCATGCCAATGAAAACTGCCCTTATATTCCTAGTAAAAATGCATTGCGTTTGCATCATAATTTTTTCGATCCATCAAAAGTAGTAGGTACAGATGATGAAAAGCATGCTGCATTTTTAAAAGCACGAGAAGAAATAAAAACTTATTTTAAGGAATTTGTGGAGCAATATAACTTGGCTTAA
- a CDS encoding lysophospholipid acyltransferase family protein, with protein MTKQQNTGLVTAKEVAKAIQLDKYGFIGTFIGWVLMKVLKISTLNRIYKRNKHLSDLPFLDGILDDFQIKFEIPEEDLKRLPKDGAYITISNHPLGGIDGILLLKLMLEQRKDFKIIANFLLHRIEPLKPYIMPVNPFEDRKDIKSSISGFKNSILHLRDGHPLGIFPAGEVSTYRDGKLVVDKPWEEAAMKLVKKAEVPVVPIYFHAKNSKLFYKLSKISDTFRTAKLPSELLTQKRRTIKVRIGKPISVADQKEYTSLDDFSSFLRRKTYMLSNAFEDKSKILDNISSTLKTPKTPKSIVTPVDNTLMTQEVEALIKNNSRLLQSKNYQVFLAEPKSIPNILREIGRLREITFREVGEGTNEAIDLDTFDTYYHHMFLWDDEKKLIAGAYRMGLGSKIFERFGIDGFYLQDLFRFEPELHKMMSQSIEMGRAFIIKEYQQKPMPLFLLWKGIVHTTLRFPEHKFLIGGVSISNQFSNFSKSLMIEFMKSHYYDPYIAQYVHPKKEFKVILKDADKDFVFDATEADLNKFDKIIDEVEPGALRLPVLLKKYIKQNARLVAFNVDPLFNNAVDGLMYIKIADLPDSTVRPVMEEFQAELESKLENNGDA; from the coding sequence ATGACCAAACAACAAAATACGGGACTGGTAACTGCCAAAGAAGTCGCAAAAGCTATCCAATTAGACAAATATGGGTTTATAGGTACTTTTATTGGTTGGGTATTAATGAAAGTTCTTAAAATATCTACTCTTAATAGGATATACAAGCGCAATAAACACCTTAGTGATTTGCCTTTTTTGGATGGTATTTTAGATGACTTTCAAATTAAATTTGAAATTCCAGAAGAAGATTTAAAACGCTTACCAAAAGACGGTGCTTACATTACTATTTCTAACCATCCTCTTGGGGGTATTGATGGTATCTTACTTTTAAAGCTTATGCTTGAGCAACGAAAAGACTTTAAAATAATAGCTAATTTTTTATTACATAGAATAGAACCTCTAAAACCATACATCATGCCTGTTAATCCTTTTGAGGATAGGAAAGATATAAAATCTAGTATATCGGGGTTCAAAAACTCTATTTTACATTTAAGAGACGGACACCCGCTAGGTATTTTCCCTGCCGGAGAAGTATCAACATATAGAGATGGCAAACTAGTTGTTGATAAACCTTGGGAAGAAGCAGCAATGAAACTTGTTAAAAAAGCCGAAGTCCCTGTAGTTCCTATCTATTTTCATGCTAAAAACAGTAAATTGTTTTACAAGCTTTCCAAGATTAGCGACACATTTAGAACTGCCAAATTACCTTCTGAGTTATTGACTCAAAAACGACGTACTATAAAAGTTAGAATAGGAAAACCGATCTCTGTTGCCGATCAAAAAGAATATACATCTCTTGATGATTTCTCTAGTTTTTTAAGACGTAAGACCTACATGTTATCAAATGCCTTCGAGGATAAATCGAAGATTTTAGATAATATATCATCAACATTAAAGACGCCTAAAACGCCTAAAAGTATTGTAACACCTGTTGACAATACGTTGATGACGCAAGAAGTTGAAGCCCTTATTAAAAATAATTCCAGACTATTACAAAGTAAAAATTACCAGGTGTTTTTAGCAGAACCAAAAAGCATTCCTAATATTTTGCGTGAAATTGGACGTTTACGTGAAATTACGTTTAGGGAAGTTGGTGAAGGCACAAATGAAGCCATTGATTTAGATACTTTTGATACTTATTACCACCATATGTTTTTATGGGATGATGAGAAGAAATTAATAGCTGGTGCTTACAGAATGGGCTTGGGCTCTAAAATTTTTGAACGCTTCGGCATCGATGGGTTTTATCTGCAAGATCTCTTTAGGTTTGAACCTGAGTTGCATAAAATGATGAGTCAGTCTATCGAAATGGGACGTGCTTTTATTATTAAGGAATACCAACAAAAACCTATGCCTTTGTTTTTACTATGGAAAGGTATTGTACACACTACATTGCGTTTTCCTGAGCATAAGTTTTTGATAGGCGGAGTTAGTATTAGTAACCAGTTTTCTAATTTCTCAAAATCGTTGATGATTGAGTTTATGAAATCGCATTACTACGACCCATACATTGCACAATATGTTCATCCTAAAAAAGAGTTTAAAGTAATCCTTAAAGATGCCGATAAAGACTTTGTTTTTGATGCTACTGAAGCCGATTTAAATAAATTCGACAAGATTATAGACGAGGTCGAACCAGGAGCTTTACGTTTGCCCGTACTTTTAAAAAAGTACATAAAACAAAATGCTCGATTAGTCGCATTTAATGTAGATCCTTTATTCAACAATGCTGTTGATGGTTTAATGTACATTAAGATTGCCGACTTACCAGACAGTACCGTACGCCCTGTCATGGAAGAGTTTCAAGCTGAATTGGAAAGCAAACTGGAAAATAACGGAGACGCTTAA
- a CDS encoding aspartate kinase: MQVFKFGGASVKDATGVKNIASVLQKVGYENTLIVVSAMGKTTNALEIVIKNYFENKTLLQSSLQEVKKYHNAILLDLFENESHPAFKKIATLFDELNIFLTTNKSPDYNFVYDQIIGFGELVSTTIISEYLNAINIKNNWIDVRTQIKTDSYYRRANVNWEETQNLITSKFNKNVLNITQGFLGSDSNNFTTTLGREGSDYTAAIYGYCLNAESVTIWKDVPGVLNADPRYFENAQLLNKISYREAIELAFYGASVIHPKTLQPLQGKEISLYVKSFLSPEAPGTRIGKNVSLDPIIPCFIVKKNQALISLSSLDFSYIVEENISDIFNLLHQYKMKVDVIQNSAISFSVCVDNLFNNLDKLLHHLRAKFKVTCHENVSLYTIRHYNKNAINQIEEGKTVLLKQLTQETVQVVTK, encoded by the coding sequence ATGCAAGTATTTAAATTTGGTGGTGCATCGGTAAAAGATGCTACAGGTGTAAAAAATATAGCTTCTGTATTACAAAAAGTGGGTTATGAAAACACATTAATTGTTGTTTCCGCTATGGGAAAAACGACCAATGCTTTGGAAATTGTCATTAAAAACTATTTTGAAAACAAAACCTTATTACAAAGCTCACTTCAAGAAGTAAAAAAATATCACAATGCTATTTTATTAGATTTATTTGAGAATGAAAGTCATCCCGCTTTTAAAAAAATAGCAACACTTTTTGATGAGCTGAACATTTTTTTAACAACTAATAAGTCGCCAGATTATAACTTTGTTTACGATCAAATTATAGGTTTTGGAGAACTGGTCTCAACAACAATAATAAGTGAATACTTAAACGCTATTAACATAAAGAATAATTGGATTGATGTTAGAACTCAAATTAAAACAGACAGTTATTATAGACGTGCCAATGTAAATTGGGAAGAAACACAAAATTTAATAACTTCAAAATTCAATAAAAATGTTTTAAATATTACGCAAGGTTTTTTAGGCAGCGATTCTAATAATTTCACAACAACACTAGGCAGGGAAGGAAGCGATTACACAGCCGCCATTTATGGTTATTGTTTAAATGCTGAAAGCGTTACTATTTGGAAAGACGTTCCAGGGGTTTTAAATGCAGATCCCCGTTATTTTGAAAACGCCCAACTACTTAACAAAATATCATATCGAGAAGCTATAGAGCTCGCTTTCTATGGGGCATCGGTAATTCATCCTAAAACATTGCAACCACTACAAGGTAAAGAAATTTCATTGTATGTAAAGTCATTTTTAAGTCCTGAAGCACCGGGAACAAGGATTGGTAAAAATGTTAGTTTAGATCCTATAATCCCTTGTTTCATTGTAAAGAAAAATCAAGCTTTAATTTCATTATCCTCTTTAGATTTTTCATATATAGTCGAAGAAAACATTAGTGATATTTTCAATTTATTACATCAATATAAAATGAAAGTAGACGTGATTCAAAATTCCGCTATTAGCTTTTCTGTATGCGTAGATAACCTTTTTAATAATCTTGATAAATTATTACACCATTTAAGAGCAAAATTTAAAGTAACTTGCCACGAAAATGTATCTCTTTACACGATTCGCCATTACAATAAAAATGCCATTAATCAGATTGAAGAAGGTAAAACCGTGTTATTAAAACAATTAACTCAAGAAACCGTTCAAGTAGTAACTAAATAG
- a CDS encoding GNAT family N-acetyltransferase: MNYSIRKAVKDDMPQVFHLIKELAIFEKEANAVEVTVEDLQADGFGDVPAFECFVAEVNNTIEGIALVYNRYSTWKGNVLHLEDLIVSEAMRGSGLGTALLDEVIKYGHDLGVKRINWEVLDWNEPAIAFYEKKGADVKRDWFVVHLNEQGIKDYISKL, from the coding sequence ATGAATTACTCTATACGAAAAGCTGTAAAAGATGATATGCCCCAGGTATTTCATTTAATAAAAGAATTGGCAATTTTTGAAAAAGAGGCTAATGCTGTTGAAGTTACTGTTGAAGATTTGCAAGCCGATGGATTTGGCGATGTTCCTGCATTTGAATGCTTTGTGGCCGAAGTCAATAACACAATAGAAGGCATTGCATTGGTTTACAATAGATACTCTACATGGAAAGGAAATGTATTGCATTTAGAAGATTTAATAGTAAGTGAAGCTATGAGAGGTTCTGGTTTAGGAACCGCACTTCTAGATGAAGTTATTAAATACGGACATGATTTAGGGGTGAAGCGTATTAATTGGGAAGTCCTTGACTGGAACGAACCTGCTATTGCTTTTTATGAAAAAAAGGGAGCAGATGTAAAACGTGATTGGTTTGTTGTTCATTTAAACGAACAAGGGATTAAAGATTATATATCAAAATTATAA
- the fbp gene encoding class 1 fructose-bisphosphatase yields MSHKKQTLGEFIIENQSSFKYSSGELSSLINSIRLAAKVVNHEVNKAGLVDIIGAAGDMNVQGEDQQKLDVYANEKFIQTLTNRNIVCGIASEEEDDFISINSQDENHQNKYIVLIDPLDGSSNIDVNVSVGTIFSIYRRVTPVGTPVTLEDFLQKGREQVAAGYVVYGTSTMLVYTTGDGVNGFTLNPAIGSFYLSHPDMQFPENGTIYSVNEGNYIHFPQGIKNYIKYCQEEENDRPYTSRYIGSLVSDFHRNMIKGGVYLYPQSSKNPNGKLRLLYECNPMAFLAEQANGKASDGFVRTMDVEPTELHQRVPFICGSKNMVEKAEEFMRNAK; encoded by the coding sequence ATGTCTCATAAAAAACAAACTCTAGGAGAATTTATTATTGAAAACCAATCATCTTTTAAGTATTCTTCTGGCGAATTATCTAGTCTTATCAATTCCATTAGGTTAGCTGCAAAAGTAGTAAATCATGAAGTTAATAAAGCGGGGCTAGTAGATATTATTGGGGCAGCTGGAGATATGAATGTCCAAGGAGAGGATCAACAAAAGTTGGATGTTTATGCAAATGAAAAATTTATACAAACACTAACCAATAGAAATATTGTTTGTGGAATCGCAAGTGAGGAAGAAGATGATTTCATCTCGATTAATAGTCAAGATGAGAATCACCAAAATAAATATATCGTATTAATAGATCCTTTAGATGGTTCTTCAAATATTGATGTGAATGTGTCTGTAGGAACTATTTTTTCAATTTACAGACGGGTGACTCCAGTTGGAACTCCCGTGACGTTAGAGGATTTTTTACAAAAAGGCCGTGAGCAAGTAGCTGCTGGTTATGTAGTTTATGGGACTTCTACCATGCTGGTTTATACAACAGGAGATGGTGTTAATGGTTTCACATTGAATCCAGCAATAGGTTCATTTTATTTATCACATCCAGATATGCAATTTCCAGAGAATGGAACTATTTATTCTGTTAATGAAGGAAACTATATTCATTTTCCACAAGGCATAAAGAATTATATAAAATATTGCCAGGAAGAAGAAAACGATAGGCCTTATACGTCAAGATATATAGGATCTTTAGTGTCCGATTTTCATCGAAATATGATTAAAGGGGGTGTTTATTTATACCCACAGAGTTCAAAAAACCCTAATGGGAAACTACGTTTGTTATATGAATGTAACCCTATGGCCTTTTTAGCAGAGCAAGCCAATGGAAAAGCAAGTGATGGGTTTGTACGAACTATGGATGTTGAACCTACAGAATTACATCAGCGTGTACCTTTTATTTGTGGGAGTAAAAATATGGTTGAAAAAGCTGAGGAGTTTATGCGTAATGCTAAATAG
- a CDS encoding YfaP family protein, giving the protein MKKSCLLFILTILIISCSGSDDSTSENELIDPTDSNALSRVLIMPDGTQSNQGNPPSPSANSEAPLVLNQVSSINSSNGSTSPLAFSYSNVNGNLGGCYVQVDGAGNYFTVPYNSNSASSGNSQLPLGIPTNVDEGTFCVNFCVYDTNGFVSNIVYTCVNVLRLGTGALQISLSWNNNTDQDLYVTDPDGEIISFTNTQSSSGGILDRDDIDGYGPENIFWLEDAPDGTYNVKVNDFENTSTPNIFYITINGSGQSRNFEGTTQNGSTADVVTFTKNGDNLTFIE; this is encoded by the coding sequence ATGAAAAAATCATGTCTATTATTTATTCTCACCATATTAATTATTAGTTGTAGTGGCAGTGACGATTCTACATCTGAAAATGAGTTAATTGACCCTACAGACTCAAACGCTCTTAGTCGGGTTTTAATAATGCCTGACGGAACACAATCAAATCAAGGAAACCCTCCAAGTCCTTCAGCTAACAGCGAAGCTCCTTTGGTGTTAAATCAAGTTAGCTCTATAAATAGTTCAAATGGTTCAACGTCTCCTCTAGCATTTTCATACTCTAATGTTAATGGGAACCTTGGAGGCTGCTACGTACAAGTTGATGGGGCTGGCAATTACTTTACTGTTCCATATAATTCAAATTCTGCAAGTTCTGGAAACTCACAATTACCTTTAGGAATTCCAACAAATGTTGATGAAGGAACATTCTGTGTTAATTTTTGTGTTTACGACACCAATGGCTTTGTAAGTAATATTGTATATACTTGTGTAAATGTATTAAGGTTAGGAACCGGTGCGCTTCAAATAAGTCTTTCCTGGAATAATAATACAGATCAAGATTTATATGTCACTGACCCTGATGGTGAAATAATATCTTTCACAAATACTCAATCTAGCTCAGGAGGAATATTAGATAGAGATGATATTGATGGCTATGGCCCAGAAAATATTTTTTGGCTTGAGGATGCTCCAGACGGCACTTATAATGTTAAGGTAAACGATTTTGAGAATACAAGTACTCCAAACATTTTTTACATTACTATTAATGGCTCTGGCCAAAGTAGAAACTTTGAAGGAACAACTCAAAATGGCAGTACTGCAGATGTGGTTACATTCACTAAAAATGGAGATAATTTAACCTTTATCGAATAA